The DNA sequence CGGCTGCTCGAGGTGGCGCACAGCCTGGAGGAGCTCAAGACCATCTGCCGCTGCGGCCGGAAGGCCATCTTCAATGCCCGGAAGATCAACGGCGTGTTCGTCTTCGACGGCGACCAGGTCGCGATCGACGGCGACTCGGTCAGCTACGAGTCCCTGTGCGGCAAGTGCTACCTCCAGGAGAGCCGCGGCGTGCTCAACAACGGCCGGAGGCAGTGGCCCGTCGAGGCGGCGCCGGCCTACCTGAGCGAGCCCGATCCCGACTTCACCTGACCCGTCCCGCGATCCCGCGGCCGACGCCGACGACCAGCCGAGAAGAGTAGGACCATGAGAATCTCCGTGATCGGGTGCGGCTACCTGGGCGCCGTCCACGCCGCCGCGATGGCCCACCTGGGCCACGAGGTCGTCGGCATCGACGTCGACGCGGAGCGCATCGCCGCTCTGGCGGCAGGGCGTCCTCCGTTCTTCGAGCCGGAGTTCGGCGACATGCTCGCGTCCTCGCTGGCCTCCGGGAGGCTCCGCTTCTCGACCGACATGGCGGACGCCGAAGGGTACGAGGTGCACTTCGTCGCCGTGGGCACCCCGCAGAGCGCGGACGGCCAGGCGGCCGACATGCGCTTCGTGGATGCGGCGTTCGGCTCGCTCGCCGGCCACCTCCGGCCGGGCGACGTCGTCGTCGGGAAGAGCACGGTCCCGGTGGGCACCGCCTCCCGACTGGCCGAGCTGCTGCGCGAGCGCGCTCCGGAGGCGACGCTCGCGTGGAACCCCGAGTTCCTGCGCGAAGGGTTCGCGGTGAAGGACACGATCGCGCCGGACAGGCTCGTCTACGGTGTTCCCGACGGTGACGCGGGGGAGCGCGCGGTCGGCCGGCTGGACGAGGTCTACGCGTCGGCCGTCGGTTCGGGCACGCCGCGCATCGTCACCGACTACGCGACGGCGGAGCTCGTGAAGGTGTCGGCGAACGCCTTCCTCGCGACGAAGATCTCGTTCATCAACGCCATGGCGGAGATCGCCGAGGCGACCGGCGCGGATGTCACGAAACTCGCCGACGCGATCGGTCACGACGCCCGCATCGGCCGCCGCTTCCTCAACGCGGGCGTCGGGTTCGGCGGCGGCTGCCTGCCCAAGGACATCCGCGCGTTCAGTGCCCGCGCCCACGAGCTGGGGCTCGGCGACTCGGTCAAGTTCCTGGACGAGGTCGACAAGATCAACCTGCGGCGGCGCGCGCGTGTGGTCCAGCTGGTCGAGGAGGAGGCCGGGGGCCTCGAGGGAACGAAGGTCGCCGTTCTCGGGCTCGCCTTCAAACCCCACTCCGACGACATCCGCGATTCGCCGGCACTGACCGTCGCCCAGCAGCTGGCCGCCTCCGGCGCCGTCGTCACGGCCACCGACCCAGCGGCCATCCCGAACGCCTCCCGCCGCGCGCCCGAGCTGACCTACGCCGAGACCCCGGAGGCGGCTGTCGCCGATGCCGACGTCGTCGTGCTCATTACGGAGTGGCCGGATTACGTCGGTATCGATCCCGCCGCTCTGGGCGAGCTCGTGAGGCGGCGCGTCGTCATCGACGGACGGAACGTGCTCGACCCGGCGCGGTGGCGCGCCGCCGGCTGGACCTACCGCGGACTCGGCAGGCGCTGACCTCGTCGCGCCCCCTTTTTGGGGGAGGCGCAAAAGATGAGGATTTGTTAGTTTTGTGGGATGGCGATCGGTCTCGCGCGCGACCCGGCACCGCCGCGGCCGGCGGAGCCTCCCGCCGAGCCGCGCTCCTCGAGCCGCCGCCGCACCATCGTCACCGTCGTGGTCGTCGTCCTGGTGCTCCTCGTGGCCGGCCTCGTGGGGTGGATCGGCTTACGCGGCTACCTCGCGCGACAACAACTGAGCCTCGCCACGCCTGCGGCCAATGCGGTGGTCGACGCGGTTCGCAGCGGCGACCTCACGAAGGCCACGACGGCCGCCGCCGAACTCCGGCGGAGCGCCGCATCTGCTGCCGATCTCACGAGCGACCCGGTGTGGAGGAGCGCGGAAGCCGTGCCCTGGGCGGGCCCCAATCTCGCCGCGGTCCGTCGCACGGCGGCCGCCGTCGATACGCTCGCCTCTGAGGTCGTGGGGCCTCTGGTCGGAGTCGCGAAGCATGCCGACCCCCGGTCCATCGCGGTGAAGAACGGCCGAGTGGACCTCGCCCCGATCCGGGCGGCCGCCCCCGTCGTCGAGAGCGCCCAGACGGCGTTCCACCGGGCGCAAGCCGATGTTTCGTCGATCGACACCTCTGTCACCATCGGGCAGATCCGGTCGGCGGTCGATCGCCTGCGCTCCCTCCTCTCCCAGACGGCCCCGTCGATGGACGCCCTCGGCAATGCGGCCCGCCTCCTGCCGCCGATGCTGGGCGCCGACGGCCCGCGGAACTACCTGATCGTCGCGCAGAACCCGGCCGAGCTCCGGGCCACGGGCGGTCTCATCGGCTCCGTCTCGATGCTGCACGCGGATGACGGAGCCATCAGCCTCCCGAGCCACACGGTCGGCGCTACTCTCGGCCCGTGGGACGAACCCGTCGCCTCTCTGCCGGACAGCACCGTCGGACTCTATGGACCGCTGGTGGGGAGGCTGCTGCAGGATGCGAACGCGACGCCCGACTTCCCGCTCGCGGCCTCCACCGTCTCCACCATGTGGACGAAGACGTACGGCGACCGGGTCGACGGCGTCGTGGCGCTCGATCCCGTGGCGCTCTCACAGGTGCTGCGCGCCACAGGGCCCGTCACGCTGTCGACCGGCGAGCGCCTCGGGGCGGACGACGCGGTCCGCGTGCTGCTGAGTGATGTCTACGCGCGATTCGCGGAGCCGTGGCGGCAGGATCTGTTCTTCTCCTCGTCGGCCGAGGCCATCTTCCATGCCGTGGTCGGGGGAGGGGTGGACGGGCGCGCCCTCGTCGACTCCCTGGCGGCGGCGGGGGCGTCGCGGCGCGTGCTGATCTGGAGCGCCCATCCGGGCGAGCAGTCGGTGCTCGCGAGCACGACGCTCTCCGGCGTGCTGCCTTCCTCGACCCCGACGACGGCGGGGATCGGCGTCTACTTCGACGATGCGACCGGCGGCAAGATGGATTACTACCTCCGCACTCAGGTCTCCGCCGGCGCCGCGGTGTGCCGCGCGGACCGGACCCCTACGTCCGTGGTCGAGGTGACCCTCGCCAACAGGGCGCCGGCGGACGCCGCCGCGGCCCTGCCTGCATACGTGACCGGCGGCGGCTGGTTCGGGGTGTCGCCGGGCACGGTCCGAACGCGCGTCGTCGTCTACGGCCCGGCCGGGGGTCTCTTCGCTGGAGCAACGGCCGGGGGTGCGGCCGCCCCGGCTGCTACGGGAACCGACCGGGCTCGTCCCGTCGCGATTGTGACGGTCTCGCTGGCGCCGGGGCAAGCGACGACCGTGGGCGTGCAGTTCCTCAACATGAGGCAGCGCGCCCCGGGTCTTGCCGTGACGGTCTCGCCGACGCTCCCTGGCGATGGTTCGACCCCCGTTGTGGGGGCATCGGTTCCTGTCGCGTCCCTTGCCGTCGATTGCCGATCGGCTATAAAGTGAGTAATCGTCACGTAAGACGTGCGTCTGACGGGGGGCTCCCGATGTTCAGAAAGATCCTCGCCGCGATCGGTGTCGCGGCCGCTCTCGTGCTCTCGGCGCCCCTCGCCGCCCAAGCCGTCGACTACACCCAGGGTGCGCCGTGCGCCCTCGACGTGACCACCGTGACCGCCGGGGGGACCGCGCGAGTCATCTGCCAGCCCGGGACCTGGGGACCCTCCGAGCTCGTGAACTGGACCGTCACCGGCGAGTCCGGGGCCGGAGTCCGGCTCGCTTCGTTCGGCACGACGGTCACCACCGTCCACTTCTCCAAGGCGGCCAACGCCGACGGCAGCGACGTGCTGACCGTGACCATGCCGACGACCGCCAGCGGAAGCTACACGATCCGGGGCGAGGGGACCACCACGGGTCACGTCTGCACCGTCACCCTGACCGTGCTGCCGGCCGACCACGCCGTCACAGCCGTCTCCGACCCGGGGTCCGGCCTGGCGGACACCGGCTCGGTCGTCGCGGAATGGGCCGCCTGGCTCGGCGGCGGACTCCTCGGAGCGGGGCTCATCACGGTCGCTGTGCTCGCCTGGGTGCGGCGGGTCCATCAGCCCTGAGGTCGATGACCGAAGCGGAGGCGGCTCCCCGCCTCCCGGCCGCCCGCCGCCCACGTCGGCCCTTGGTGAGCCATCGGGAATCCGGCACGCGCGGGAGGGGTTGAACCCCGCTGTGAGCACCAGCATCCCCCTCAACGTCCTCGATCTCGCCAGCCGTCCCGCCGGAGGCACCAACGCCGACGCCGTCGCCGGCACCATTCGTCTGGCGCAGGCCGCGGAAGCGCTCGGCTACCAGCGGTTCTGGGTCGCGGAGCACCACGGCATGCCGGCGATCGCCTCGAGCGCGCCCGCCGTGCTCATCGCCGGAGTCGCCGCGGCCACCGAGCGGATCCGGGTCGGCAGCGGCGGCGTCATGCTGCCCAATCACGCGCCCCTCGTCGTCGCCGAGCAGTTCGGGACCCTCCGCGCGCTTTACGGCGACCGCATCGACCTCGGCATCGGCCGCGCGCCGGGAACCGACGGTGCCACCGCGATGGCATTGCGACGGAGCCCCGAAGGGCTCGGGGTGGACGACTTCCCGCAGCAGCTCCTCGACCTGTTCGGATTCTTCTACGGGATGACCGACGCGAACCCGCTTCACAGCATCACTGCCGTTCCCGGACGCGGCGACGCGCCCCAGATCTGGCTGCTCGGATCGAGTGGATTCAGCGCTCAGGTCGCGGCCGCGCTCGGCCTGCCGTTCGCCTTCGCGCATCACTTCGCCGGAGACAACACCGAGGCCGCGCTCGACCTCTACCGGTCGCGGTTCGAACCGAGCGACCTCCTCTCCGAGCCTCACACGATGATCGCCGTCAACGTCGTCTCTGACGAGGACCCCGAGACGGTCCGGGCGCTGTCCCTCCCCGGCCAGTTGTCGTTCCTGCGCATGCGCCGCGGACTCAAGCCCGAGCCGGTCAGCATCGAGGAGGCGCTGGCGCACGAGTTCACCCCGCTCGAGGAGGAGTTCATCGCGACCCGGAACGCACGGCAGGCGATCGGCACCCCCGACGAGGTGAAGGCGCGGCTCGACTCGCTGCTCGCCTCCATGCGGGCGGACGAACTGATGATCTCCTCCGGGGCCGCGACGGTGGAGGGACGCATCCACTCGCTCGAGATCGCCGCCGGCCTGCACGCAGCACGAGAGCCCGTCGTCGGCGCATGAGGCTGTCACGGGCGCATCCCGCACCACCGTGCTCGTGAGCGAGGTCGCCCGGGCGTACGCCGAGGCCGCGGGCGGGACGGCCCGGACCATCGAGCTCGCGCCGCTGCTCCCGGAGCTGGGCGCCGGCCCGTTCCGGAACTCCCTCGGGTCCTCCGTGGTCGAGGCGCTGGAGGCGGTCGAGGCCGCCGACATCCTCGTCGTCGGTTCGCCGGCCTACCGCGCCACGTACACCGGCCTCTTCAAGCTCTTCTTCGACCACGTCGGCCAGTACGCGCTCGTCGACAAGCCTATCGTGCTGACGGCGACAGGAGGGAGCGACCGGCACGCCCTGCTCGTCGAGCACCAGATGCGGCCGCTGTTCGGGTTCTTCCAGGCGCTGACCCTCCCGCTCGGCATCTTCGCGAGCGAGAGCGACTTCGCCGAGTACGCGATCACGTCGGAGGATCTGCGCGAGCGGATCGCGACGGCCGTCTCGCGCACCGTCCCGTTGATCCGGGCGAACCTCGATCCGAGGACGCTCGAGGGAGCCGAGTTCGCGCGGCCCGACGCCTTCTGAGGCTGCCTGCCGGGATGCGAGAAGGGCCGGAGCAAGCGCTCCGGCCCTTCTCGTCTGTGCTGGTCGGGGTGACAGGATTTGAACCTGCGGCCTCTTCGTCCCGAACGAAGCGCGCTACCAAGCTGCGCCACACCCCGATGGCCCGAAGGCCTCAACCAGGATACACGAGCCTACGGGGTGCTCTTGACCACCGGACGCTCACTCGGCGGCTGTGAGGGTGACCAGCGCAGCCTCCGGCCGGCACGCGAAACGCACCGGCGCGTAGATCGAGGTGCCGAGGCCGGCGGACACGTTGAGGTAGGCCGAACGGAGGGCGTGGCGCCAGACGCTGAGGCCCTTCACCTGCGAGCGCGGGATGTCGCAGTTGGTCACGAGCGCGCCGAAGCCCGGCAGGCACACCTGGCCGCCGTGGGTGTGCCCGGCGAAGATCATCGCTGCGCCGTAGGTGACGAACGCGTCGAGGATGCGGCGGTAGGGGGAGTGCGTGACACCGATCGTGACCGCTTGCCGCTCGGGGCGTGCCTTGTCGCCGTCGAGCCACGTGGCGTCGTCGGAGAAGGGGTCGCTCTCGCGGAGCTCGTCCAGCGCGCCGGGGATGGCCGACACGCGGTCCTTTCCGATGTGCGGGTCGTCGACGCCGAAGAGTTCGAGGTGCGTCCCGTTGATATCAAGGGCGGTCGCCGCGTTGTCGAGATCGGTCCAGCCCAGCTCGCGGAGGTAGGTCGTCAGTGCAGCGGTGTCGACGCGTGTCGCCACACCGCGCTTCTTCGACGGACCCATGAAGTACTTGAGCGGGTTGGTCGGCCGCGGTGCGAAGTAGTCGTTCGAGCCGTGGACGAAGACGCCGGGGATGCCGCGGAAGCCCTCGTAGGCCGCTCGCACTCCGTCGAGTCCGTCGATGTGGCCGAGAAGGTCTCCGGTCTCGACGATGAGGTCGGGGCGGTAGCGCGAGAGCGATCGAACCCACTGCTGCTTGTCGCGCTGCCACGGGGCCATGTGCAGATCCGAGAGGTGCAGCACGCGGATCGGCTGCGCGCCAGGGGGAAGGACGGGCGCGGTCACCTCGCGGAGGGTGTAGGCGCGGCGCTCGACGAGCGACCCGTACGCGAACGCGGCAGCGCCGGCTCCGGCGAGCAGGCCGAGGGCCGCGCCCAGCAGCCCGGTCGCGCGCCTCGTCACTTGCCCGCGCCGGGGGTCGGCGGAGCGGGCGCCGCAGTGACCGTCAGCGTGACGGGCGCTCCGGGCTTCGCTCCGGCGGCTGCCGCCGGGTCCTGAGCGGTGACGGGCGCATTCGGGTCGTTGCCGCCGGTGACCTTGACCGTGAACCCGGCGTCCGTCAGTGCCTTCTGGGCGTCCGACAGCTTCTGGCCGACCACGTTCGGGACCGCCTTCAGCGAGCCGTTGCTCGTGTAGACCGTGACCACGCTGCCCTTGCCGACGGACGAGCCGGCCGGAGGGTTGGTCCCCGCGACGGTTCCCGCGGGCGCGACCGAATCCTGGGGGCCACCGTCCTGCTCGGTCAGACCGAGCCCGGTGAGGATCGTGTTCGCCTCGTCGGTGGACTTGCCGGTGAGGTCGGGCAGCGCCACCTGGACGCCGCGTACGAGTTTGTCCGGTGCCGCGGGGAACGGGTCGCCGCCGTACTTGCCGACCGCGGCCGACATCATCTGCCTCATGACGGCCGTGCGCGCGATCGCCGGCGTCGTGTCGTGCGTGGGATAGATCCTTCGCATGTCGACGTGGCCGGTGATGTTGCCCACCCAGTAGGCTCCAGCGACCTTCGTGGTCGACGCGACGAGCCAGAGCTGCTCGTTGCCGTCCGTGGTTCCCGTCTTACCGAGCATGTCCTTCCCGGTCCGGTTCATGCCGGCAGCCGTACCGCTCTGCAGGGGGCCCTGAAGCGCTTTCGCCATGGTGTTGGCGACGGCCGGGTCGATCGACTGGGTGCATTTGGAAGCCGGAGCAGTGATCTCCTTGCCACCCCCGTCGATGATCTTGTCGATCGCGATCGGGGTGCAGGTGTTCCCGTTGTTGGCGATGCCCGCGAACGCGGTCGCCATGGTCAGCGGCGCGATGTTGTTCGTGCCGAGGACGGATGCGGGGTTCGAGTTGAGCGGGCTGCCCGTAGCGGTGTGCACCCCGAACGACTCGGCGTCCTTCTTGATCTCGCAGAGGTCGAGTTGGTAGGCCATCGCCACGAAGGCCGTGTTGATCGAGTTCGTGGTGGCGTCCTGGGCGCTCCGCAGCCCCTCCTCGCCGCCCGAGTCGTTGGTGGGCTTGTAGGGTCCGCCCCAGGCAGCGCCGGGGCACGAGTCCTTGAAGTTCGCCTGGTTGTAGGTCCGGACGTTCGCGTTCACCGTCTCGTTGAGCGAGTGACCCTGCTTGAGCCATTCGGCGAGCGTGAACACCTTGTAGGTCGAGCCGACCTGGAATCCGTTCGATCCGCCGTACGCCTGGTCGGTCGCGTAGTTGATGGAGGTGTACTGGGCCCCCGAGTTCAGGACATCCGGATCCTGGCTGTACTGCTTGTTCTGCGCCATGTAGAGCACGCGGCCCGTACCGGGCTGGACGCCGACCAGCACGCCGCCGATGTCGGCGCGGTCGTACACCTGCGGGACGTAGGAGGCGAGGGTCTGCTCGGCGACGTTCTGCAGGTCGGGGTCGAGGCTCGTGTAGATCTTGTAGCCGCCGCGGGCGAAGTTGGCCGAGCGGGTGTCCTCGTCGGCCCCGAAGGTCGGGTCGTTGAGGATGATCTTCTGCACGTAGTCGCAGAAGTAGGCCGCGCCTCCCGCCGCCTGGCAGCCGCGCACGGAAGGCGTGATCTGCGGCTGGATCGGGGTCTTGAGCGCCTCGTCGTACTGGGTCTTGGTGAGCTTCTTGTACTCGTACATCTTGCCGAGGATGTAGTCGCGACGCTCTTTGTTCTTGGCGTAGCCGTTGGCCGCCCCGTTCGTCTTCGAATCGGGGGAGTCGAGTTTGAGGCTCGTGGGCTCGTTCACGATGGCGACGAGGCTCGCGGCCTGCGCGGGGGTCAGCGCGGCCGCTGTCGTGTTGTAGTAGTAGCGCGCCGCCGCCTCGATGCCGTAGACCGAGCCGCCGAAGCCCGCGATGTTGAGGTAGCCGACGAGGATCTGGTCCTTCGAGTACTTCTTCTCGATCCCGATGGCGTACTTCATCTCCTTGACCTTGCGGTCGGGGGAGACGCCCGTCGAGTCGTCGACGCAGGATTGGTACTTGGCCTTCTGCTCCTTGGTCTTGACCGGCAGCGCCTCGCACTTCTGCAGCAGGACGTTCTTCACGTACTGCTGGGTGATGGAGGAGCCGCCCTGGACGCCTCCGCCGCTGACGGTCGAGAGCACGCCGCGCATGGTGCCCTGGATGTCGACGCCGCCGTGGCTGTAGAAGCGCGGGTCCTCACCGGCGATCGCCGCGTCCTTCGCGGCCTGCGAGATCTGGTCCCACCCGACGGGGAGGCGGTTCTGCGAGTAGAAGGTCGCGAGCACCTTGTCGGAGCCGTCGGCGTTCTTGGCGTAGATCGTGGAGGGCTGGGCGAGCTGCCCGACGTCGAGGTACTCGGGAAGACCCTCGAACAGGCCGATGCTGTTGTTCGCGGTCATGCCGGTGACGGCGATGGCGGGGGTGACGGCAGCCGCGACGAGGAGGCCCGCGACGGCGCTCATGCCGACGAACGCGGCGACGGCTCCGAGCGCACCTCTAGCCTGTGGTTTTTGCGCAGACATAGGATCAAGGCTAGGTGATGAACCTGATAAACCCCCCGAATGGAAAAGGCACGATGCTGCGCTGGGAATACCTTACGACTCCTCTCATGATCCACAACACCGCCGCCATATTGAACAACTGGGGCTCCGAGGGCTGGGAGCTGGTGCAGATCGTCACCGGCCCCGAGGGCGGGCTCGTCGCGTACCTCAAGCGCCCGATCGCCGACGAGGCGGCCGCCTGATGGCCGGCGTGGAGGCCCGGCTCGCGGAGCTGGGCATCGAGCTGCCGGCCGTCGTCCCGCCGGTCGCGGCGTACACGCCCGCGGTGGTGGACGGCCGGCTCGTCTTCACCTCGGGCCAGCTCCCGATGGTCGGTGGCGAGCTCCCGGCCACCGGCAAGGTCGGCGACGGCCCCGGACTCGTGCCCGCGGAGGACGCCAAGGCGCTCGCGCGCATCTGCGCGTTGAACGCCCTCGCCGCGGCGAACAGCGTTCTCGGGTCGCTCGACCGCGTGACGCGCATCGTGAAGGTCGTGGGCTTCGTCTCCTCCGACCCGGGCTTCACCGGTCAGCCGGGCGTCATCAACGGGGCGTCCGAGGTCCTCGGCGAGATCTTCGGCGACGCGGGCGTCCACGCCCGCTCCGCCGTCGGCGTCGCGGTGCTCCCGCTCGACGCGCCGGTCGAGGTCGAGCTCGTCCTCGCCTTCGAGTAACCGTCTGAAGACAGGAGGGGCGGTGCCGGCCGGCGCCGCCCCTCCTGTGTCGAGCGTCGCCGCTAGGTCAGCTTCGCCTGGATCGAGCTCATGACCGCCGTGTCGGCGAGCGTCGTCGTGTCGCCCACTTCGCGGCCCTCGGCGACGTCCCGCAGGAGGCGCCGCATGATCTTGCCGGACCGGGTCTTCGGCAGCTCCGTCACGATGAAGATGTCGCGCGGGCGGGCGATCGCCCCGATCTGCTCGGCGACGTGCTTGCGGAGCTCGGCGGCGACGTCGATGGCGTCGGCATTCTCGAGCTGGTTCTGCTTGATGATCACGAACGCGACCACCGCCTGCCCGGTGGTCTCGTCGCTCGCGCCCACGACCGCGGCCTCGGCCGTGAACGGGTGCGCCACGAGCGCAGACTCGATCTCGGCGGTCGAGAGGCGGTGGCCCGAGACGTTCATGACGTCGTCGACGCGGCCCATGAGCCAGATGTCGCCGTCCATGTCGTAGCGCGCGCCGTCACCGGCGAAGTACTTGTCGCCGAACTTCGACCAGTACGTCTCCTTGAAGCGCTCGGGGTCGCCCCAGATGCCGCGGAGCATGCTCGGCCAAGGCTCGGTGACGACGAGAAGGCCGCCCTGGTCCCTCCCGACCGGCACGCCCGCCTCGTCGAGGATGTCGATGGAGATGCCCGGGAGGGGCACCTGCGCGCTCCCTGGCTTCAACGTGGTGACCCCGGGAAGGGCGGAGATCATGATCGCGCCGGTCTCGGTCTGCCACCAGGTGTCGACGATCGGCGTGGTGTCGCCGCCGATGACGTCGCGGTACCACATCCACGCCTCGGGGTTGATCGGCTCCCCGACGGAGCCGAGGACGCGCAGGCTCGACAGGTCGAACCGCTGCGGGTGCTGCCTCCCGATCTTCATGAAGGAGCGGATCGCGGTCGGCGCCGTGTAGAAGATCGACACCTTGTACTTCTCGATGATCTCCCACCACCGGCCCGGATGCGGCGTCTCGGGCGTGCCCTCGTAGAGCACCTGGGTGGCGCCGTTGGCGAGCGGTCCGTAGACGACGTAGGTATGGCCGGTGATCCAGCCGACGTCGGCGCTGCACCAGTAGACGTCCGATTCGGGGTGCAGGTCGAACACGTTCTTGTGCGTGAAGGCCGCCTGCGTCAGGTAGCCGCCGGACGTGTGCAGGATGCCCTTCGGCTTGCCGGTCGTGCCGGAGGTGTAGAGGATGAACAGCGGGTTCTCCGCCGGGAAGGGCTTCGCCACGTGATCCGCGTCGACGAGGGCGATCTCCTCGTGCCACCACAGGTCGCGGCCCTCCGACCAGGCCACCTCGTTCTCACCCCGTCGCACCACGAGGACGTGCTCCACCGTGGACTCGGCGCCGCTGAGGGCCCCGTCGACGGCGTCCTTCAGCGGGAAGACCCGGCCCTTGCGCCAGCCGCCGTCGGCGGTGATCACGAGCTTCGCCTCGGCGTCGTCGATGCGCGAGCGGAGGCTCTCGGCGCTGAAACCGCCGAACACCACCGAGTGGATCGCCCCGATGCGCGCGACCGCCAGCATCGCGATGACGGCCTCCGGGATCATCGGGAGGTAGATGGCCACCCGGTCGCCGGCGCGGATGCCCAGGCTGGTCAGCAGATTGGCGGCCTTCTTGACCTCCGCGGTGAGCTCGGCGTAGGTGAGCGTGCGGGTGTCGCCGGGCTCGCCCTCCCAGTGGATCGCGACCCGGTCGCCGTGGCCGGCGAGCACGTGACGGTCGAGGCAGTTGTAGGCCACGTTGAGCTCGCCGTCGTCGAACCACTTGGCGAACGGCGCGTCGCTCCAGTCGAGCGTGCGGGTGAACGGCCTGTGCCAGTGGAGGAGCTCTCGCGACTGGTCCGCCCAGAATCCGAGGCGGTCGGCGTCGGCACGCTCGTAGAGCTCGGCCGTGGCCACGGCGTTCGCCGCGAATTCCTCGCTCGGCGGGAACCGGCGGGCCTCGTGGAGCAGGTTGTCGATTGTGTTGCTCATGGGGAGTCTGTTCGCTCCTTTGCGATGCGGTTTCAGTGGTCGTGGCGCGACACTGCCTGACTTTACAACCTCCGATCGCGACGCCCGACGGAGACTTGCGTTTGCATTGATTGTGCGTAAACTAGGGGGCGGCC is a window from the Leifsonia sp. AG29 genome containing:
- a CDS encoding DUF4177 domain-containing protein; the encoded protein is MLRWEYLTTPLMIHNTAAILNNWGSEGWELVQIVTGPEGGLVAYLKRPIADEAAA
- a CDS encoding RidA family protein, which produces MAGVEARLAELGIELPAVVPPVAAYTPAVVDGRLVFTSGQLPMVGGELPATGKVGDGPGLVPAEDAKALARICALNALAAANSVLGSLDRVTRIVKVVGFVSSDPGFTGQPGVINGASEVLGEIFGDAGVHARSAVGVAVLPLDAPVEVELVLAFE
- a CDS encoding LLM class flavin-dependent oxidoreductase, with the translated sequence MSTSIPLNVLDLASRPAGGTNADAVAGTIRLAQAAEALGYQRFWVAEHHGMPAIASSAPAVLIAGVAAATERIRVGSGGVMLPNHAPLVVAEQFGTLRALYGDRIDLGIGRAPGTDGATAMALRRSPEGLGVDDFPQQLLDLFGFFYGMTDANPLHSITAVPGRGDAPQIWLLGSSGFSAQVAAALGLPFAFAHHFAGDNTEAALDLYRSRFEPSDLLSEPHTMIAVNVVSDEDPETVRALSLPGQLSFLRMRRGLKPEPVSIEEALAHEFTPLEEEFIATRNARQAIGTPDEVKARLDSLLASMRADELMISSGAATVEGRIHSLEIAAGLHAAREPVVGA
- a CDS encoding metallophosphoesterase codes for the protein MTRRATGLLGAALGLLAGAGAAAFAYGSLVERRAYTLREVTAPVLPPGAQPIRVLHLSDLHMAPWQRDKQQWVRSLSRYRPDLIVETGDLLGHIDGLDGVRAAYEGFRGIPGVFVHGSNDYFAPRPTNPLKYFMGPSKKRGVATRVDTAALTTYLRELGWTDLDNAATALDINGTHLELFGVDDPHIGKDRVSAIPGALDELRESDPFSDDATWLDGDKARPERQAVTIGVTHSPYRRILDAFVTYGAAMIFAGHTHGGQVCLPGFGALVTNCDIPRSQVKGLSVWRHALRSAYLNVSAGLGTSIYAPVRFACRPEAALVTLTAAE
- a CDS encoding transglycosylase domain-containing protein, producing MSAQKPQARGALGAVAAFVGMSAVAGLLVAAAVTPAIAVTGMTANNSIGLFEGLPEYLDVGQLAQPSTIYAKNADGSDKVLATFYSQNRLPVGWDQISQAAKDAAIAGEDPRFYSHGGVDIQGTMRGVLSTVSGGGVQGGSSITQQYVKNVLLQKCEALPVKTKEQKAKYQSCVDDSTGVSPDRKVKEMKYAIGIEKKYSKDQILVGYLNIAGFGGSVYGIEAAARYYYNTTAAALTPAQAASLVAIVNEPTSLKLDSPDSKTNGAANGYAKNKERRDYILGKMYEYKKLTKTQYDEALKTPIQPQITPSVRGCQAAGGAAYFCDYVQKIILNDPTFGADEDTRSANFARGGYKIYTSLDPDLQNVAEQTLASYVPQVYDRADIGGVLVGVQPGTGRVLYMAQNKQYSQDPDVLNSGAQYTSINYATDQAYGGSNGFQVGSTYKVFTLAEWLKQGHSLNETVNANVRTYNQANFKDSCPGAAWGGPYKPTNDSGGEEGLRSAQDATTNSINTAFVAMAYQLDLCEIKKDAESFGVHTATGSPLNSNPASVLGTNNIAPLTMATAFAGIANNGNTCTPIAIDKIIDGGGKEITAPASKCTQSIDPAVANTMAKALQGPLQSGTAAGMNRTGKDMLGKTGTTDGNEQLWLVASTTKVAGAYWVGNITGHVDMRRIYPTHDTTPAIARTAVMRQMMSAAVGKYGGDPFPAAPDKLVRGVQVALPDLTGKSTDEANTILTGLGLTEQDGGPQDSVAPAGTVAGTNPPAGSSVGKGSVVTVYTSNGSLKAVPNVVGQKLSDAQKALTDAGFTVKVTGGNDPNAPVTAQDPAAAAGAKPGAPVTLTVTAAPAPPTPGAGK
- a CDS encoding DUF4012 domain-containing protein, with the protein product MAIGLARDPAPPRPAEPPAEPRSSSRRRTIVTVVVVVLVLLVAGLVGWIGLRGYLARQQLSLATPAANAVVDAVRSGDLTKATTAAAELRRSAASAADLTSDPVWRSAEAVPWAGPNLAAVRRTAAAVDTLASEVVGPLVGVAKHADPRSIAVKNGRVDLAPIRAAAPVVESAQTAFHRAQADVSSIDTSVTIGQIRSAVDRLRSLLSQTAPSMDALGNAARLLPPMLGADGPRNYLIVAQNPAELRATGGLIGSVSMLHADDGAISLPSHTVGATLGPWDEPVASLPDSTVGLYGPLVGRLLQDANATPDFPLAASTVSTMWTKTYGDRVDGVVALDPVALSQVLRATGPVTLSTGERLGADDAVRVLLSDVYARFAEPWRQDLFFSSSAEAIFHAVVGGGVDGRALVDSLAAAGASRRVLIWSAHPGEQSVLASTTLSGVLPSSTPTTAGIGVYFDDATGGKMDYYLRTQVSAGAAVCRADRTPTSVVEVTLANRAPADAAAALPAYVTGGGWFGVSPGTVRTRVVVYGPAGGLFAGATAGGAAAPAATGTDRARPVAIVTVSLAPGQATTVGVQFLNMRQRAPGLAVTVSPTLPGDGSTPVVGASVPVASLAVDCRSAIK
- a CDS encoding UDP-glucose dehydrogenase family protein, whose product is MRISVIGCGYLGAVHAAAMAHLGHEVVGIDVDAERIAALAAGRPPFFEPEFGDMLASSLASGRLRFSTDMADAEGYEVHFVAVGTPQSADGQAADMRFVDAAFGSLAGHLRPGDVVVGKSTVPVGTASRLAELLRERAPEATLAWNPEFLREGFAVKDTIAPDRLVYGVPDGDAGERAVGRLDEVYASAVGSGTPRIVTDYATAELVKVSANAFLATKISFINAMAEIAEATGADVTKLADAIGHDARIGRRFLNAGVGFGGGCLPKDIRAFSARAHELGLGDSVKFLDEVDKINLRRRARVVQLVEEEAGGLEGTKVAVLGLAFKPHSDDIRDSPALTVAQQLAASGAVVTATDPAAIPNASRRAPELTYAETPEAAVADADVVVLITEWPDYVGIDPAALGELVRRRVVIDGRNVLDPARWRAAGWTYRGLGRR